The genomic region GGGGGCCGGCCGTCGCGGCCAAACTGTACTTTCCCCATGGCATCGCGCTGGATGATGCCGGCAACCTCTATATCGCCGACGCCGGAAACCATCGGGTCAGGAAGGTGGAGGCGCACACTGGCCTGATTCACACCGTGACCGGAACCGGGAAACGCGGGTGGAGCGGCGACGGCGGCCCGGGCGGGCGGGCGAGACTCAATGCCCCGCGAGGGGTCGCGCTTGGTCCGGACGGCAACCTCTATATCGCCGACACGCAGAACGGCTGCATCAGAAAGGTAGATCGGGAGGGTCGGATCACCACCGTCGCCGGCTCGGACCCGAGCCGGGTGGAGCGTGGGGCTGCGCCCAGGTACCTGTGGCATCCCGTGGGGGTCGCGGTTGGGCCGGATGGGCAGGTCTATTGGGCCGACGCCACCTTGAACCGGGTCAAGAAGGCCGATCTGACCCGGACCGATCCCAAGACCAAGAGCGGCTGGATCACGATCGTGGCCGGAAGCGAGACGACGGGGTTCAGCGGCGACGGCGGCCCGGCGCGGGAGGCTGAGCTTGCGGCCCCGGCAGCCGTCGCCTTCGACAGCCAGGGGAATCTTTACATCGTGGACCATAATAACCTGCGCATCCGGCGGGTGGACGCGAAGACCGGCGTGATCACGACGGTCGTGGGCACCGGCGAGCGCGGCTTCACTGGAGACGGCGGCCCGGCATTGGAGACGAGCACCAACGCGCCGTCCGGGATCGCGTTCGACGCGGAAGACAATCTCTATATCGCCGACGCGCAAAACCACCGGATCCGCAAGGTCTCGGCGGCGACCGGGACGATTACAACGGTGGCCGGGAGCGGCCCGATTAGCGAAGAAGGACAGCCCGAGGGGCCGGTGGATCAGTTTTTCCTGTAGCGCGGAGATCGCCTGTGCGGTTCCTGATTGCGAACGGTCCGCTCGTGGCTGTCCTGCTGTGGGCCTCAACGGCCTCAGCCCAGAGCCATCCGCCCGAGATCGTCGGCCGGGACGGAGCCCCGATGCGGCTGGTCCCAGCCGGAGAGTTCACGATGGGCCATGCCAAGTGGGACGCGGACGAGCAACCGGTCCACCGCGTGTATCTGGACGCGTTTTACATGGATCGGCACGAGGCCACGACGTCGCAGTACGCCAGATTCTTTCAGGAGACCGGTCGTGAATCGCCCACGCAGTGGAAAGACGTGAACCCGGCGACCGACGGGGAGCGTCCCGTGGTCGGCGTCACGTGGTATGATGCGGACGCCTACTGCCGTCATTATGGAAAGCGCCTCCCGACCGAAGCGGAATGGGAAAAAGCGGCTCGGGGTACGGACGGACGGCTGTTCCCCTGGGGCAACGAAGAGCCGACCCGCCTCCGCGCGAATTTCGGCGCGGCCTGGACCGGATACGAGACCTTCGTTCCCGTCGGAAGCCTGGAGGCGGGCAAGAGTCCCTACGAGATCGCCGACCTGGCTGGCAATGTCTGGGAATGGGTGGCGGACTGGTATGATGTGCACTATTACAAGAGCAGCCCGGATCGGAACCCGACCGGCCCCGCGCGTGGCGGGAGCAAAGTGCTCCGCGGCGGCTCGTGGTATCACATGCTGTATGACCTCCGTTCGACAAACCGCAACTACCTCGCGCCGACGAGCGCGCGCTTCGACCTCGGCTTCCGGTGTGCCCAGGATGTCCCGCACTAGCCTCCATGATTTGCCCCGATGGGACCCGCCCTATCCCTTCTCGGCGACGAAGACGGCCAGCGCGGGGTTCAGGCGCGTTCGAGGATGCAAGCGTAGGTGTTCGAGCAGCAATGGAAGCCGCGTGAAATCCTCCACGCCGGCGGTGTCGACCAGTCGCAGCCCATGTGCCGCGAAGGCGGGGCGGAGTTCCCTGGGCCCGGCCACGACGGCGAGGCCGGTGCGGACCAGGGCCGAGCTGACGTCCGCCACCATTGCGCTGCACCGTTCCCGATCGCGAAAGCACGCAAACGGAATCCAGCAATAGAGCAGCTCATACTCTCGGCAATAGGCCGCTGGCCGCCCCTGGTCGGCCGGGAGGAAGCGCGTGTCTTGCACCGCCGACAACCGGCCGGCCTGGGCGGCCCGGTCCCAGAGCACCTGGGCCTGTTTTTGCGCCCATTCGGCGCTTCGGAAGAGCACGGTATGGTGCCGGGTGTAGTCCTGATCAATACACCCGGCGATCACCGCATCCAGCCCATCAATCAAGACCCGCCTGATCCAGCCGAGCCTCCCGAGAAGGTCAGAAAGCGCATTGAAGCTCGCAAAGATTTGCTCCAGGACGAAGGGCTGTGTGGATAGTTCCTCCACCTCCGTCTCATCATCCGGATAGAAGAGGGCCAGCGAGTGCGCGCGGCCGGGATCGAGAGACGGCGGGTGGCCGCAGAAGAAGACGCGCCAATCGAAGGGATATTTCTCCGGTCGGGACGGAGGCGTATCGCCAGTGATACCCCAGGCGGGATCGAGATCAAAGGACTGGACCGAGAGGCCATCCCGCAGCCGCAGGCGGTTCCCCGCGACGACCACCGCCCGATCGCACGAGACCCAGCTCCGCGTGCCGGG from Nitrospirota bacterium harbors:
- a CDS encoding SUMF1/EgtB/PvdO family nonheme iron enzyme — protein: MRFLIANGPLVAVLLWASTASAQSHPPEIVGRDGAPMRLVPAGEFTMGHAKWDADEQPVHRVYLDAFYMDRHEATTSQYARFFQETGRESPTQWKDVNPATDGERPVVGVTWYDADAYCRHYGKRLPTEAEWEKAARGTDGRLFPWGNEEPTRLRANFGAAWTGYETFVPVGSLEAGKSPYEIADLAGNVWEWVADWYDVHYYKSSPDRNPTGPARGGSKVLRGGSWYHMLYDLRSTNRNYLAPTSARFDLGFRCAQDVPH